In one window of Panthera uncia isolate 11264 chromosome F2, Puncia_PCG_1.0, whole genome shotgun sequence DNA:
- the LOC125924239 gene encoding LOW QUALITY PROTEIN: glutamine synthetase-like (The sequence of the model RefSeq protein was modified relative to this genomic sequence to represent the inferred CDS: inserted 1 base in 1 codon; substituted 1 base at 1 genomic stop codon), which yields MATSASPHMNKGIKQVYMSLPQGEKVQAMYIWIDGAGEGLRCKTWTLESEPKYIEELPQWNFDGFSTFQFEGSNTDMYLVPAAIFRDPFCKDPKQLVFCEVFKYNRKPAETNLRHTCKQILDMVSDQHTWFGMEQEYTLMGTGGPPFGWSSNGFPGPQGPYTTVAWDIVEAHYQACLYTSIKIGGTNAEVMPAQWXFKIGHCEGTDVGDHLWMACFILHRVCEDFGVIGTFDPKRIPGNCNGAGCHTDFSTKAMREENGLKYIEESIEKLSKRHQYHIXAYDPKGGLDNAQRLTGFRKTSNINDFSASVANRGASIHIPWTVGQEKGYFEDHRPSANCDLFLVTGALIRMCLLVETGNEHFQYKNLVD from the exons ATGGCCACCTCTGCGAGTCCCCACATGAACAAAGGCATCAAGCAGGTGTACATGTCCCTGCCTCAGGGCGAGAAAGTCCAAGCTATGTACATTTGGATTGATGGTGCTGGAGAAGGCCTGCGCTGCAAGACCTGGACCTTGGAAAGTGAACCCAAGTATATAGAAGAGTTGCCTCAGTGGAATTTTGATGGCTTTAGTACTTTTCAGTTTGAAGGCTCCAACACTGACATGTATCTTGTTCCTGCTGCCATATTTCGGGACCCTTTCTGCAAGGACCCCAAACAGCTGGTGTTCTGTGAAGTCTTCAAGTACAACCGAAAGCCTGCAGAGACCAATTTAAGGCATACCTGTAAACAGATATTGGACATGGTGAGCGATCAGCACACCTGGTTTGGAATGGAGCAGGAATATACTCTCATGGGCACAGGTGGGCCCCCTTTTGGTTGGTCTTCCAACGGCTTCCCTGGGCCCCAAGGTCCATACACTACTGTGGCATGGGACATTGTGGAGGCTCACTACCAGGCCTGCTTGTACACCAGCATCAAGATTGGTGGGACAAATGCTGAGGTCATGCCTGCCCAAT GATTCAAGATAGGACACTGTGAAGGAACCGACGTGGGAGATCATCTCTGGATGGCCTGTTTCATCTTGCATCGTGTATGTGAAGACTTTGGAGTGATAGGAACCTTCGATCCTAAGCGCATTCCTGGGAATTGCAATGGTGCCGGCTGCCACACCGACTTCAGCACCAAGGCCATGAGAGAGGAGAATGGTCTGAAGTACATTGAGGAGTCCATCGAGAAACTGAGCAAGCGGCACCAGTACCACATCTAAGCCTATGATCCCAAGGGGGGCCTGGATAATGCCCAGCGCCTAACGGGATTCCGCAAAACCTCCAACATTAATGACTTTTCTGCCAGCGTGGCCAACCGAGGTGCTAGCATCCACATTCCCTGGACTGTCGGCCAGGAGAAAGGTTACTTTGAAGACCATCGCCCCTCTGCCAACTGTGACCTCTTTTTGGTGACAGGAGCCCTCATCCGCATGTGTCTTCTCGTTGAAACTGGCAATGAACACTTCCAGTACAAAAACTTAGTGGACTAG